The Ruania alba genome window below encodes:
- a CDS encoding glycoside hydrolase family 65 protein has protein sequence MTNGHGQHPEQSYAGETGDSIEYADQRRGYGIHPWKLTRSGLLPDDVAASETLFTLSNGHFGMRGSLEEGEPRVVPGTYINGFYEQRPLPHAESGYGFPESGETVVNVTDGKLIRLFVGDSPFDLRYGTTHSHERALDLRTGTLDRSTEWTSPNGQSVRVTSRRLVSFVHRSLAAIEYEVEALDDNVYLAIYSDLLANEQNATASSDPRDAAVLDRPLKSEDSGARGQQAVLLHRTRRSKLRMAAGMDHVLEVPQGAETTIEAGGDLARYTVTAQLPKGSKLRMIKYLSYGWSHRRSTPALRDQVEAALAVGKLIGWDELLEKQRAYLDEFWQHADVEIDGDPGLQQAIRVSMFHVLQCSARAEGQGLGAKGLSGIGYDGHTFWDADLFALPMLTYTKPSAARDHLLWRRNTLPEARARAAELGLAGAAFPWRTITGKECSGYWPAGTAAFHVNSAVANATARYVAATGDREFDAGAGTELLTETARLWMSLGHFDGAFHIDGVTGPDEYTAIVDDNLYTNVMAQANLTEAADACERNPGTASELRVTAEEIAEWRKAAAAMAIPYDEKLGVHAQSEDFTKRDEWDFEDTADEFYPLLLHYPYFQIYRKQVIKQADLALAMQLRGDLFTPEQKARNFAYYEARTVRDSSLSAATQAVLAAETGHLDLAYDYWAEVALVDLGDLHGNVDDGLHIASMGGSWQVAACGFGGMRDHGGVISFAPRLPHALDRLRFRIRSEDRVVEVQVTRTGQEQTATYRLIEGESFATTHHGQPVELSGSDAVELAVPAVPQVEPVTQPARREPTRRRPQR, from the coding sequence ATGACGAACGGCCACGGCCAGCACCCCGAGCAGTCATATGCGGGCGAGACCGGCGACTCCATCGAGTACGCCGACCAGCGCCGCGGGTATGGAATCCACCCCTGGAAGCTGACCCGTAGCGGCTTGCTGCCCGACGACGTCGCCGCCAGCGAGACCCTGTTCACCCTCTCCAACGGGCACTTCGGGATGCGTGGCTCCCTCGAGGAGGGTGAACCGCGGGTGGTGCCCGGCACCTACATCAACGGGTTCTACGAGCAGCGTCCGCTGCCGCACGCCGAGTCCGGGTACGGATTCCCGGAGTCGGGCGAGACCGTCGTCAACGTCACCGACGGCAAGCTGATCCGCCTCTTTGTCGGCGACTCTCCGTTCGACCTGCGCTACGGGACCACGCACAGCCACGAGCGCGCGCTCGATCTGCGCACCGGCACCTTGGATCGCAGCACCGAGTGGACCTCACCGAACGGGCAGTCGGTGCGGGTGACCTCCCGGCGTCTGGTCTCGTTCGTGCACCGGTCCCTGGCCGCGATCGAGTACGAGGTGGAGGCGCTCGACGACAACGTCTACCTCGCGATCTACTCCGACCTGCTCGCCAACGAGCAGAACGCCACCGCGTCCTCGGATCCTCGGGACGCGGCCGTCCTGGACCGTCCATTGAAGTCGGAGGACTCCGGCGCCCGCGGTCAGCAGGCGGTGCTGCTGCACCGCACCCGTCGCAGCAAGTTGCGCATGGCAGCCGGGATGGATCACGTGCTCGAGGTGCCCCAGGGCGCCGAGACAACGATCGAGGCGGGTGGCGACCTCGCCCGCTACACGGTGACCGCGCAACTGCCCAAGGGCAGCAAGCTGCGCATGATCAAGTACCTCTCCTACGGGTGGTCGCATCGGCGATCCACGCCCGCGTTGCGCGACCAGGTGGAGGCGGCTCTCGCCGTCGGGAAATTGATCGGGTGGGACGAGCTGCTCGAGAAGCAGAGAGCCTACCTGGACGAGTTCTGGCAGCATGCCGACGTCGAGATCGACGGCGACCCGGGCCTGCAGCAGGCGATCCGGGTCTCCATGTTCCACGTGCTGCAGTGCTCGGCCCGGGCAGAGGGCCAGGGGCTCGGCGCCAAGGGACTGAGCGGGATCGGCTACGACGGGCACACCTTCTGGGATGCGGACCTGTTCGCCCTGCCGATGCTCACCTACACGAAGCCGTCCGCCGCGCGCGATCACCTGCTCTGGCGGCGCAACACACTGCCGGAGGCGCGCGCCAGAGCGGCCGAGCTGGGCCTGGCCGGTGCGGCATTCCCGTGGCGCACCATCACCGGGAAGGAGTGCTCCGGCTACTGGCCGGCAGGCACCGCCGCGTTCCACGTGAACTCTGCCGTGGCAAACGCGACCGCCCGGTACGTGGCCGCCACCGGGGACCGTGAGTTCGACGCGGGCGCCGGTACTGAGCTGCTCACCGAGACCGCCCGGCTGTGGATGTCGTTGGGGCACTTCGACGGTGCGTTCCACATCGACGGCGTCACCGGTCCGGACGAGTACACCGCGATCGTGGACGACAACCTGTACACGAATGTGATGGCCCAGGCGAACCTCACCGAGGCCGCCGATGCGTGCGAGCGCAACCCGGGCACTGCCTCCGAGCTCAGGGTCACCGCGGAGGAGATCGCCGAGTGGCGCAAGGCAGCCGCCGCGATGGCGATCCCCTACGACGAGAAGCTCGGCGTGCACGCCCAGTCGGAGGACTTCACCAAGCGGGACGAGTGGGACTTCGAGGACACGGCCGACGAGTTCTATCCTCTGCTGCTGCACTACCCGTACTTCCAGATCTACCGCAAGCAGGTGATCAAGCAAGCGGACCTCGCGCTCGCCATGCAGCTGCGTGGCGACCTGTTCACACCGGAGCAGAAGGCCCGCAACTTCGCGTACTACGAGGCCCGGACGGTGCGGGACTCCTCCCTGTCGGCGGCGACCCAGGCGGTGCTCGCGGCCGAGACCGGGCACCTGGACCTCGCTTACGACTACTGGGCGGAGGTCGCCTTGGTGGACCTGGGCGACCTGCACGGCAATGTCGACGACGGCCTGCACATCGCCTCGATGGGTGGGTCGTGGCAGGTGGCCGCGTGCGGGTTCGGTGGGATGCGAGATCACGGCGGCGTCATCTCGTTCGCGCCGCGCCTCCCGCATGCCCTGGACCGGCTCCGGTTCCGGATCCGGAGCGAGGACCGGGTGGTCGAGGTGCAGGTCACCCGCACCGGCCAGGAGCAGACGGCGACGTACCGGCTCATCGAGGGCGAGTCGTTCGCGACCACCCACCACGGGCAACCGGTCGAGCTCTCCGGGAGCGACGCCGTCGAGCTCGCCGTACCCGCAGTCCCGCAAGTGGAACCGGTGACTCAGCCCGCGCGCCGCGAGCCCACCCGGCGCCGACCGCAGCGATAG